A single region of the Deinococcus fonticola genome encodes:
- a CDS encoding HNH endonuclease gives MRDPVTQRRVLRHRWVAEEALGRPLLPREVVHHRDGNSLNNDLDNLIVLPSQRVHAHAEYHARRHQLGMPSLFPELFQVIPENTVGTLFAHILVWQGREPPLRRREARISELPLTQVPLFSNDEVEVED, from the coding sequence ATGCGTGACCCGGTCACGCAGCGACGTGTTCTGCGCCACCGCTGGGTAGCGGAGGAGGCCCTGGGCCGCCCGCTCCTGCCCCGCGAGGTCGTACATCACCGAGACGGCAACAGTCTCAACAATGACCTCGACAATCTGATTGTGCTGCCCAGCCAGCGGGTGCACGCACATGCTGAATATCACGCGCGTCGCCATCAACTGGGGATGCCCAGTCTGTTCCCGGAGCTTTTCCAGGTTATTCCCGAGAACACTGTGGGCACACTGTTTGCTCACATCCTGGTGTGGCAGGGGAGAGAGCCACCACTTCGCCGAAGAGAGGCTCGAATATCTGAGCTTCCCCTGACCCAAGTGCCGCTCTTCAGCAACGATGAGGTTGAAGTTGAGGACTAG
- a CDS encoding ParA family protein has product MARKKASSPARSGPLVLGLASLKGGVGKTTSAVHLAGALALEGLEVVLLDGDRIRTATAWASREKLPFRVVSPTALARAGEYDALVIDSRGGADAGELLEVAQTADLLILPSPADLSGLDGIGQTVELLSSGNIPPERYAALLTRVRPGPRAEQARAGLAQLNVPTFETQIRESVAFQDAINQGVLVKDIKDSRTAQTGWEDYRQVTAEAIKLSGWGA; this is encoded by the coding sequence ATGGCAAGGAAGAAAGCAAGCTCGCCAGCTCGGAGTGGCCCACTGGTACTTGGTCTGGCGAGCCTCAAAGGTGGGGTGGGCAAGACCACCAGTGCTGTTCACCTCGCAGGTGCCCTGGCCCTGGAAGGTTTGGAGGTGGTGCTGCTGGATGGCGACCGCATCCGCACCGCGACCGCCTGGGCCAGCCGTGAAAAGTTACCCTTCCGAGTCGTGTCCCCGACAGCACTGGCCCGTGCTGGCGAGTATGACGCTCTGGTCATCGATTCTCGTGGGGGTGCGGACGCTGGGGAACTCCTGGAGGTGGCGCAGACAGCTGACCTGTTGATTCTTCCCAGTCCTGCCGACTTGAGTGGCCTAGATGGCATCGGTCAGACCGTAGAACTGCTGAGCAGTGGAAATATTCCCCCTGAACGCTACGCAGCTCTGCTGACGAGAGTACGACCAGGTCCGCGGGCAGAGCAGGCACGCGCAGGTCTGGCCCAGTTGAACGTGCCGACCTTCGAAACCCAAATCCGGGAATCCGTGGCTTTTCAGGACGCTATCAATCAGGGAGTGCTCGTCAAAGACATCAAGGACAGCAGAACAGCTCAGACCGGCTGGGAGGACTACCGACAAGTAACAGCCGAAGCTATCAAGCTCTCCGGGTGGGGCGCATGA